tgcttttccattatacagttctagcacggcaTGGCACCAGTACCTGGTGATTTTTTCCTagtgagctgagccaatactaaaatgtgacgtcaacagactgacgGCCCCTGGGAGAGTCATGAGCGCggcgtccaacacaagaatcaaagccgcCACTTTTAAAAAGCGTCACGAGCGTTACAGCGAGCATACATGGCTGCAAGTACAGTGTGTTGtatcatgtgtttgtgtcattaagtgccagtttttttttttagaaaattaCTGTAATTTTCTAAATTATCAGAAAAATTTTAAGTGGAGAAgaatgactgtttttgttttttccgaAATGAGCTTTCATTGCACTTTTACACCAGctttacttgtgttttctttaagtAAAATTCCTTTACCAACGTTGGCATCAGTACTACCAATATTTGGACTGATCCGCTCATCCCTTGTGATCGCCAGAGGAACTTCTCGTATAACCTCAAGGAAGCATCCACGGTTAttgtcttctttgttgtctcttttgaacaacaacaacaacaaaagagagTGTCACCAACTAAACAGGAGAGGGTTGTGTTACAGGAAGAATGTGCGGTCAGTCACAGGTGTGTCGGGTGACGACACTTATGTCACACGGACCATCATGAGCCTCTGCTGGCATGCACACATATAAGGTCTGACCCAGGCCTTAATCATTGGGCTAAAGACAGTAGAAGTTTCTCAGGTTAGCCTAGGTGCTAATAATGTCTCAAGAGGGCAGAAGAGGAATGAAAATCATCAGAATATTCCTCCCTGCGCCTTCAGGTTCAGAATGTTTGCGGCCAGTTTCTCCGCATCCATCAGATGTGGGAACATCTCCATCACCGTGTCCACCTGATGCGGGTTGAAAATGGCTTGCAGTTTCTTGCGGAGCTCCATCCTTTCTGGGtcgaaagcagcagcagaagacggCTGCTGTTGGCCCCAGGAGTGGTACTCATGGCCTCTGTAGGAGCAAGAGCAGGAGTTGTGGGAGTGTGAAGGTGGGAGATGACATGATGTCCTGGATTGGGGAATCCCCTGGAAGGGATCTGACCAGTAATTTTGCTGAGGATGGAGGGCTCCACTATAGTGGAGATGGCTGGGGAGACTGTGTTGTTGTGGCACGCTTGGTGGGAACATGTGAGGATAGTTGGGTTGACAGTTAGAGTCCAGGCTTCTGTGTCGTTGTTGGTGAGCTGTTGAGGGAGCTGCATGGGAACAGCCTCTACACGAGTGGCTGCTGTCATTTTTCCCTAAATGCACAGGTTGCTGCTGGGACGTGGGCCTGAGGGAGTTGCCAAGGCAGTGTGAGTGATTAGAGTACTGGCTCTCAAAAGAGCCAAAGCCAGAATCCAGGTACTCATGAGAGATGTTGCCATAGCGATGATTGGGCACTGATGACAGACCTAATGATATGAGATTTGAACCGTTTCTTGGGTCCTCCCAGTACATTTGATTTTCACTAATGCGACTAATGCAAGAACTTTGCCCATCACCACTGAGATCTGCTTTCGAGTCTCGGGGATGGGAACTTGCATTAGGACCAGGCCCAGTATCAATCTGAACCTGTCTGGGTGATGATCTGGCATTCTTGTCTTCTTTTGATGTAGACATCTGCGCTTTCTCTCTCAGTTCATCAGCCAAAGAGAGGTAGGACTGGTTTACTCGCTCCGGATGGTAAAACTTGCATTTGATGCCATATGTGCACTTTTTgtctgaataaaaacacaaaaaatatcaaTTCATTAAGGAGCCACAATCTGCTGTCATACATCTCTCAAAGAGTGGAACAGTGCATGTGCTGTAGCAGAATACTTTGAAGCTAGAGGAAATCACTTCCTGATTTATATGCAAACAGCATCTCACCATATGGACAGAGCTGTCGCTTCTGCTCTGTAAGCAGAGGCTTTTTCCTGAGGAAGTTGTCAAGACTGGGGCCGTGGCGACCCAGCGGGTCATCAGGGGGCATGaacctggacaaaaaaaaaaaaccctgattgTTAATAAGATAGGTGAGGCCCTAATTATGTTTCCGTCATGCTATAAAATGCCCTCTGGAGCCACATTAACACCTGAAAGGAAAATGTGAAACCTCACAGGCTCAGGCGGAGAAACAGACTAATTACTTACTTGTCATTCACAAAGGAGTACATGAGGAGCCTCTCCTCTATGCATTTCTTCCACTCGGGTCTTTCTCCTTGGAGGTCCCGATAGGTGTCGTTAGATACAATCACTCCGTCCGACTCGTATGCCAGCTTGACAATGAAGCGGTCATCGTAGCAAACCACCCTCTTACCCCCGACTCGACGCGAGGGAGTGAAGACCACAATTTTACGCTTTTCCAGCTCCATGAGAATGTGTTGATCTGAAAGTGCAAGCAATCAATGTCACAGTCAGAATGAACTTTTGGACCTTTTCAGtggggttgtatgaggtattgatgTGTTATCAACAGTGACCTCGCAGGAGTGCCACCGTTACCATAGACCCATGTGGAAAATTTGCTCTCACAAATATGTCACCAAGGACAGAAGGGAAGAAATATATGTgccaataaacaataaaatctaAAACTGCTTAAGTGTTTGCCAGTTTGTGTCACtcccacctttttaaaaaaaaataaaaaataaaaaaataagccaCTTACTTGTTGCActaaagtccataaagaaaatcagtgatattACTTCATgaaacacaggagttgttgagccactgctgcccacattattaaattcaaatatgTTATCCTGTGACTTTAGTGTTTGGAATCCTGAGGTCAGAtttactgaagtgacacaaacatatcAAACAATTCAGCATTAGACCAgcagctaaccctaaccctaacccagcaagtggaaaacaaatattttctctgtggacctTGATGTGGGAGAATTACGTCATTTTCCAAGATAAAGCGACAAACCTATTCTTAGACTTAAGCAGGCGtagattttatcattttatgtgGCTAAAACCACCTTTTCCTTTCATCACTTTGGCAGTTGGCTGATAACGCATCAAACatccacacttcaaaaaaacctgtAAACTCTGTGTAATCGCAAGCTTTTAACTGCATACATCTGTTGT
The sequence above is a segment of the Solea solea chromosome 13, fSolSol10.1, whole genome shotgun sequence genome. Coding sequences within it:
- the LOC131471815 gene encoding ribonuclease ZC3H12A yields the protein MDQVLPSRTSPSGLLEPDSEELQLRVDSFRKLGYSSEEVRSALRKLGLSTDTNSVLGELVRSRTSTVPSSDGDDRRTGPKDALLPPSWVLGSRFTLQPGHQKNMEAELRPVVIDGSNVAMSHGNKEVFSCRGIQLAVNYFLDRGHSTITVFVPSWRKEQPRPDAPITDQHILMELEKRKIVVFTPSRRVGGKRVVCYDDRFIVKLAYESDGVIVSNDTYRDLQGERPEWKKCIEERLLMYSFVNDKFMPPDDPLGRHGPSLDNFLRKKPLLTEQKRQLCPYDKKCTYGIKCKFYHPERVNQSYLSLADELREKAQMSTSKEDKNARSSPRQVQIDTGPGPNASSHPRDSKADLSGDGQSSCISRISENQMYWEDPRNGSNLISLGLSSVPNHRYGNISHEYLDSGFGSFESQYSNHSHCLGNSLRPTSQQQPVHLGKNDSSHSCRGCSHAAPSTAHQQRHRSLDSNCQPNYPHMFPPSVPQQHSLPSHLHYSGALHPQQNYWSDPFQGIPQSRTSCHLPPSHSHNSCSCSYRGHEYHSWGQQQPSSAAAFDPERMELRKKLQAIFNPHQVDTVMEMFPHLMDAEKLAANILNLKAQGGIF